A stretch of Malus sylvestris chromosome 11, drMalSylv7.2, whole genome shotgun sequence DNA encodes these proteins:
- the LOC126590516 gene encoding dicarboxylate transporter 1, chloroplastic-like, translating into MASLALTTAATTPTFPSLRSRTPFPKSLLLKPFPASQTRRNSLKSDALGFNKTLSPLISSPKLSNLTRDFTPSRRGLSVKATVASGGSAITPAKEPWQGAAMTPLIASIATGLILWFFPTPAGVTKNAWQLLSIFLATIVGIITQPLPLGAVALLGLGASVLTKTLTFAAAFSAFGDPIPWLIALAFFFARGFIKTGLGNRIAYQFVSLFGSSSLGLGYSLVFSEALLAPAIPSVSARAGGIFLPLVKSLCVACGSNVGDGTEGKLGSWLMLTCFQTSVVSSAMFLTAMAANPLSANLTLNTIKQTIGWTDWAKAAIVPGLVSLIVVPLLLYIIYPPEVKSSPDAPKLARERLEKMGPMSNNEIIMAGTLFLTVGLWIFGGVLSVDAVTAAILGLSVLLVTGVITWKECLAESVAWDTLTWFAALIAMAGYLNKYGLISWFSQTVVKFVGGLGLSWQASFGILVLLYFYSHYFFASGAAHIGAMFTAFLSVSTALGTPPYFGAMVLAFLSNLMGGLTHYGIGSAPVFYGANYVPLAKWWGYGFLISVVNIIIWLGVGGIWWKFIGLW; encoded by the exons ATGGCGTCCCTCGCCCTCACCACCGCCGCCACCACCCCCACCTTCCCCTCCCTCAGATCCCGCACTCCCTTCCCCAAATCTTTACTACTAAAGCCGTTTCCTGCCTCCCAAACTCGTCGAAACTCCCTCAAAAGCGACGCCCTCGGTTTCAACAAAACCCTCTCCCCCCTCATTTCCTCCCCCAAGCTCTCCAATTTAACCCGCGACTTCACTCCCTCCCGCCGCGGCTTGTCCGTCAAGGCCACTGTAGCCAGCGGCGGGTCCGCCATCACTCCCGCCAAGGAACCATGGCAGGGCGCGGCGATGACGCCTCTAATCGCGTCCATTGCGACGGGACTTATCCTCTGGTTCTTTCCCACTCCTGCCGGAGTCACTAAAAATGCGTGGCAGCTCCTCTCCATTTTCCTCGCTACCATCGTCGGTATCATTACTCAGCCCCTGCCTCTCGGAGCCGTCGCCTTGCTCGGCCTCGGTGCCTCCGTCCTCACGAAAACGCTGACTTTCGCCGCCGCTTTCTCCGCCTTCGGAGATCCAATCCCCTGGCTCATCGCCCTCGCCTTCTTCTTCGCCCGAGGCTTCATCAAGACTGGACTTGGCAATCGAATTGCGTACCAGTTCGTCTCCCTCTTCGGTAGCTCCTCTCTAGGGTTAGGGTACAGTCTGGTCTTCAGCGAGGCCTTGTTGGCACCGGCGATCCCCTCTGTCTCGGCCAGAGCCGGTGGGATTTTCTTGCCGTTGGTGAAGTCCCTCTGCGTCGCCTGCGGCAGCAATGTTGGCGACGGGACCGAGGGTAAGTTGGGGTCGTGGTTGATGCTCACGTGCTTCCAGACTTCGGTGGTTTCATCGGCAATGTTCTTGACGGCCATGGCTGCTAACCCCTTGAGCGCCAACTTGACATTAAACACGATTAAGCAGACGATTGGGTGGACGGATTGGGCCAAGGCGGCGATTGTCCCCGGCTTGGTGTCGTTGATTGTGGTGCCGTTGTTGTTGTACATTATATACCCGCCGGAGGTGAAGAGCAGCCCGGATGCGCCAAAGCTTGCCAGGGAAAGGCTGGAGAAGATGGGGCCGATGTCTAACAATGAGATTATCATGGCCGGGACTCTGTTTCTTACg GTTGGGCTTTGGATTTTTGGAGGAGTTTTGAGTGTGGATGCTGTTACTGCTGCTATTCTTGGATTATCTGTTCTCCTCGTGACTGGTGTTATTACATGGAAGGAGTGCTTAGCTGAATCAGTGGCCTGGGATACACTTACTTGGTTTGCTGCACTCATTGCAATGGCTGGGTATCTCAACAAATACGGTCTTATTTCTTGGTTTAGCCAGACCGTAGTTAAG TTTGTTGGCGGATTGGGTCTTTCATGGCAAGCATCTTTTGGCATTCTGGTTCTTCTATATTTCTACTCTCACTACTTCTTCGCCAGTGGAGCTGCTCATATCGGTGCCATGTTTACAGCTTTCTTGTCTGTTTCTACCGCTCTTGGTACTCCCCCATACTTTGGAGCGATGGTGCTTGCATTCCTCTCCAACCTCATGGGTGGTCTTACCCATTACGGCATTGGGTCAGCACCTGTTTTCTATGGTGCTAACTACGTTCCACTTGCCAAGTGGTGGGGTTACGGATTCCTTATATCCGTCGTCAACATCATTATTTGGCTTGGAGTTGGAGGGATTTGGTGGAAGTTCATCGGCTTGTGGTAA